The following coding sequences lie in one Lolium perenne isolate Kyuss_39 chromosome 2, Kyuss_2.0, whole genome shotgun sequence genomic window:
- the LOC127336805 gene encoding probable inactive UDP-arabinopyranose mutase 2 isoform X2, which yields MRPTPTLLTLTLDAALLRIANLRDLSRLPDHILVDLFRRTLSAGKLTEKVLKVFLATDCEEITLLVQLLNIKQPLQPVLPTIHDSEVDIVIAALQPNLTPFFEAWRPFFSRFHVIVVKDPELAAELQIPSGFDVKVYTKSDIQGLLGATSIDFSGHSCRYFGYLVSRKKYVISIDDNCLPAKDPAGATVDAVTQHMINLKTPATPFFFNTLYDPYRKGADFVRGYPFSLREGVECMLSCGLWLHNADYDPMTHVVKRNQRNTNYVDAVMTVPLGAMLPVSGINVAFNREVLGAVMFPGLRIRKQGNHRWDTLEDIWNGLCAKVVCDSLGYGMKTGLPYVMRSDAEAGKALESLKDWEGVKLMDDVLPFFQSVKLSRNGVTVDGCVKELAGIVREKLAPKNPVFAKAADAMEEWTKLWKTHGAQSA from the exons atgcgccccacccccaccctgCTCACCCTCACCCTCGACGCCGCGCTCCTCCGCATCGCCAACCTCCGCGACCTCTCCCGCCTCCCCGACCACATCCTCGTCGACCTATTCCGC AGAACTCTTAGTGCCGGCAAGCTGACCGAGAAGGTTCTCAAGGTGTTTCTGGCAACTGACTGCGAGGAGATCACGTTGCTTGTTCAGCTCCTCAACATTAAGCAGCCACTTCAACCGGTCCTTCCAACAA TTCACGACAGCGAGGTTGACATTGTGATTGCGGCGCTCCAGCCCAACCTGACCCCTTTCTTCGAGGCATGGCGGCCGTTTTTCTCCCGGTTCCACGTCATCGTCGTCAAggacccggagctggcggcggagCTTCAGATCCCGTCGGGTTTCGATGTCAAGGTGTACACCAAGTCCGACATCCAGGGACTGCTTGGCGCCACGTCCATCGACTTCTCCGGCCACTCGTGCCGCTACTTCGGGTACCTCGTCTCGCGCAAGAAGTACGTCATCTCAATCGATGACAACTGCCTCCCTGCCAAGGACCCTGCCGGCGCGACTGTCGATGCTGTTACGCAGCACATGATCAATCTGAAGACACCTGCTACGCCTTTCTTCTTCAACACGCTGTACGACCCGTACCGCAAGGGTGCTGACTTCGTCCGTGGGTACCCGTTCAGCCTGCGCGAGGGGGTTGAATGCATGCTCTCGTGTGGGCTGTGGCTGCACAACGCGGACTACGACCCGATGACGCATGTCGTGAAGCGGAACCAGCGCAACACAAACTATGTGGATGCTGTGATGACAGTTCCACTCGGTGCGATGTTGCCTGTGAGTGGGATCAATGTTGCGTTCAACCGCGAGGTTCTGGGCGCCGTAATGTTCCCTGGCCTGCGGATCCGCAAGCAAGGGAACCACAGGTGGGATACCCTTGAAGACATATGGAATGGCCTGTGTGCCAAGGTGGTCTGTGACAGTCTGGGATACGGTATGAAGACTGGACTACCTTATGTGATGAGAAGTGATGCAGAGGCAGGCAAGGCCTTGGAGAGCCTGAAAGACTGGGAAGGGGTGAAACTGATGGACGATGTCCTCCCCTTCTTCCAGTCAGTCAAGCTTTCGAGGAATGGAGTCACTGTTGATGGCTGTGTTAAGGAGCTAGCTGGCATCGTGAGGGAGAAGCTGGCACCCAAGAATCCAGTCTTCGCCAAAGCTGCTGATGCCATGGAGGAGTGGACTAAGCTCTGGAAAACTCATGGAGCTCAGAGTGCATAG
- the LOC127336805 gene encoding probable inactive UDP-arabinopyranose mutase 2 isoform X1, whose translation MTVEVHDSEVDIVIAALQPNLTPFFEAWRPFFSRFHVIVVKDPELAAELQIPSGFDVKVYTKSDIQGLLGATSIDFSGHSCRYFGYLVSRKKYVISIDDNCLPAKDPAGATVDAVTQHMINLKTPATPFFFNTLYDPYRKGADFVRGYPFSLREGVECMLSCGLWLHNADYDPMTHVVKRNQRNTNYVDAVMTVPLGAMLPVSGINVAFNREVLGAVMFPGLRIRKQGNHRWDTLEDIWNGLCAKVVCDSLGYGMKTGLPYVMRSDAEAGKALESLKDWEGVKLMDDVLPFFQSVKLSRNGVTVDGCVKELAGIVREKLAPKNPVFAKAADAMEEWTKLWKTHGAQSA comes from the coding sequence ATGACTGTGGAAGTTCACGACAGCGAGGTTGACATTGTGATTGCGGCGCTCCAGCCCAACCTGACCCCTTTCTTCGAGGCATGGCGGCCGTTTTTCTCCCGGTTCCACGTCATCGTCGTCAAggacccggagctggcggcggagCTTCAGATCCCGTCGGGTTTCGATGTCAAGGTGTACACCAAGTCCGACATCCAGGGACTGCTTGGCGCCACGTCCATCGACTTCTCCGGCCACTCGTGCCGCTACTTCGGGTACCTCGTCTCGCGCAAGAAGTACGTCATCTCAATCGATGACAACTGCCTCCCTGCCAAGGACCCTGCCGGCGCGACTGTCGATGCTGTTACGCAGCACATGATCAATCTGAAGACACCTGCTACGCCTTTCTTCTTCAACACGCTGTACGACCCGTACCGCAAGGGTGCTGACTTCGTCCGTGGGTACCCGTTCAGCCTGCGCGAGGGGGTTGAATGCATGCTCTCGTGTGGGCTGTGGCTGCACAACGCGGACTACGACCCGATGACGCATGTCGTGAAGCGGAACCAGCGCAACACAAACTATGTGGATGCTGTGATGACAGTTCCACTCGGTGCGATGTTGCCTGTGAGTGGGATCAATGTTGCGTTCAACCGCGAGGTTCTGGGCGCCGTAATGTTCCCTGGCCTGCGGATCCGCAAGCAAGGGAACCACAGGTGGGATACCCTTGAAGACATATGGAATGGCCTGTGTGCCAAGGTGGTCTGTGACAGTCTGGGATACGGTATGAAGACTGGACTACCTTATGTGATGAGAAGTGATGCAGAGGCAGGCAAGGCCTTGGAGAGCCTGAAAGACTGGGAAGGGGTGAAACTGATGGACGATGTCCTCCCCTTCTTCCAGTCAGTCAAGCTTTCGAGGAATGGAGTCACTGTTGATGGCTGTGTTAAGGAGCTAGCTGGCATCGTGAGGGAGAAGCTGGCACCCAAGAATCCAGTCTTCGCCAAAGCTGCTGATGCCATGGAGGAGTGGACTAAGCTCTGGAAAACTCATGGAGCTCAGAGTGCATAG